Below is a window of Cyanobacteriota bacterium DNA.
CCACGCTTGGCCAAGTATCCATCGAGAAAAGTTTTAAGGCTGGTCTTTGGGGCTTCCTTGCAGTCATGTTATTCATGATTATTGTTTATCGCTTACCTGGTTTGGTTGCTGCTATTTCACTTGGGATTTATGTTCTGCTTGCTTTCTATGTTTATCAAGACAATGTGACTCTAACACTTGCTGGACTTGCTGGTTTTATTCTTAGTATTGGTATGGCGGTTGACGCTAACATCTTGATCTTCGAAAGAACCAAAGAAGAAATGAGCCAGGGTAAGTCTGTATTTATTGGTTTGCGTGATGGTTTTGATAGAGCTTATACAAGTATTTTTGACTCAAACATGAATACATCAATGGTTTGTTTGATCTTGATTATCTTTGGAACAGGCATTGTTAAAGGCTTTGCGATCACTCTTCTGATTGGTGTTTTACTGAGTTTGGTTAGTTCTTTGTTTATCACCAAGACCTTGATCTTTACTATTGTGAAGACTTTTAATATTAAAGAAACTGCTTTATTTAGATAGATGTCAGTGCCGAGAAATATCAATTGTATGATTGTCCCAACCGGGATTGGTGCTGCTATTGGCGGTTACGCTGCTGATGCTAATCCCGTTTGTAAGTTGCTAGCCAAAGCTTCGGATATTTTAATTACTCATCCAAATGTCGTCAATGGAGCTTTGTTGACGGATATTCCTAGTAATGTAGTTGTGGTTGAGGGATATTTGCTTGATAGGTTTTTTGCAAATCAAGTTGCTTTGCGCCTTGGAGTAAAACACAAGATTGCCGTTGTGGTTGATGGTGCTGCCACGCCCGAAGAGCGCTTGTTGACGCAGACTTGCCTTGATGCTGCCACTGTTGTTTATGGTTTGGATATAATCCCTGAGATTTTTTATACTCAGGAGCCGATTGCTGCAAACGATTTGATCAAGATTAGTAACCCTAATACTTTACTAGAAGCTTGTGATAGAGCACGTGATGCCGGTGCTACTGCTTTTGCCTTGCTTGCAGTTCTAGATGAAGATCCGCAATCTCAAGCAGCTCAGGATTATTCTAAAGCACAAGGTTTTGATCCAATTGGTTCTATAGAAGCGAAAATCTCACACTTGGTCTCGCAAGTATTTTTATTGCCATCTGCTCATGCTCCAATTGTGCGCAGCAAAATAAAAACTAAACTAGAACCGGTTGCTCCAAGAGTTGCAGCTGAATACTTAAGTGAGAGTTTTTTGGCTTCTGTATTCAAGTGTTTGCAAGCCTCGCCGCAAATCATACCACTTGAATCTAATTATAAAGTCTTGAGCAGCGGTTATACCAACCCCGCTGAACTTGGGTTAACTCGCAAGCCTGGCGATATCATTATTCATGATGTAGCCAACTTGGTGGTGCCCTATGATTGTTGTAATGGAGTGCCAATGATTGAGTGCTGGAAACACGAGGTTGAACTTTTGTGTGTTAAGAACAATACTACGGACCTGGATGATACAGCTGATATTTTTAATATCCCACATAAGCTCATGAATAGTTACCTTGAAGCGGCTGGTTACCTGCTTGCAAATACTAGGGATAACAAATTTATTCAAGCTGAGTCAATCTTAGAACCAATTAAGTTACAATCATAGACTAATGCCAATTGTCAAAGAATCAAGTTATAAGGCGCCGTGGATTTTTCAAAATCCACACCTTGGAACGATCCTTCCTTCTTTGTTGAGAACTAGTGCCAAAGTTGATTACGTCAGAGAGCGAATCATAACTCCTGACAATGATTTTTTGGATTTGGATTGGTCCAAAACTAATAGCAAAGAGCTTGCCATCGTTTGTCATGGACTTGAAGGTAGTAGCCAAAGTCATTATATTAATCACGCAGTAAAAAGTCTCAATTTGAGTGGTATCGATGCTCTTGCTATGAATTATAGAGATTGTAGCGGAGAACCGAATAACTTGGTCAAGTCTTACCATAGCGGCAAGACAGAAGATCTTGCTTTGTTGATTGATCATGTACAAACGAACTATGAAAGTATCTATTTAATTGGTTTTAGTATTGGCGGTAACTTGGTGCTTAAATATTTAGGTGAGCAAGGCAGTTCTGTGATGGATAAAATTAAATTAGGAATTACTTTTGCCGTACCACTTTGTCTAGAGGCCTGTGCTCATGAGCTAGCAAAGCCAGAGAATGCGATTTATATGAAATATTTTTTGTATCGATTACATAGAAAGATCAAAAAGAAAATTAAAAAATTTCCTGGTCAAATCGATGACAAGGATTTTTCCAAGCTCAAGAGTTTTTATGATTACGATAGAGCTTATACTGCACCACTAAATGGATTTAAGGACGAGTATGATTATTGGGATAAAGCTAGTTGCAAAAAATACCTTGATGATATTAAAGTACCAAGTTTTGTTATTAACTCGCTTGATGACCCATTCTTAGCTGGTGATTGCTATCCAGTTCAGAGTGCTATTCAAAATGACAATGTTTTTCTGGAGACATCCGCTCACGGCGGCCATATGGGTTTTGCTTCTTGGGGAGATGTTTATTGGTGGCAAGAGCGAATGATTGAGATTATTGCCTTAGTGAGGTCTTCGGGAGGTAAACACCTAGAAGCTTTGGTTTCCAGTAGTTCTTAGTTTTGCTGTATTCATCCAAGCTTGTGAATTTGTAGTCATAAAGCAATGCTCTAATATATTTTGGTGCTTTATCTGGGAAGGGATTAGT
It encodes the following:
- a CDS encoding DUF3326 domain-containing protein — translated: MIVPTGIGAAIGGYAADANPVCKLLAKASDILITHPNVVNGALLTDIPSNVVVVEGYLLDRFFANQVALRLGVKHKIAVVVDGAATPEERLLTQTCLDAATVVYGLDIIPEIFYTQEPIAANDLIKISNPNTLLEACDRARDAGATAFALLAVLDEDPQSQAAQDYSKAQGFDPIGSIEAKISHLVSQVFLLPSAHAPIVRSKIKTKLEPVAPRVAAEYLSESFLASVFKCLQASPQIIPLESNYKVLSSGYTNPAELGLTRKPGDIIIHDVANLVVPYDCCNGVPMIECWKHEVELLCVKNNTTDLDDTADIFNIPHKLMNSYLEAAGYLLANTRDNKFIQAESILEPIKLQS
- a CDS encoding alpha/beta hydrolase: MPIVKESSYKAPWIFQNPHLGTILPSLLRTSAKVDYVRERIITPDNDFLDLDWSKTNSKELAIVCHGLEGSSQSHYINHAVKSLNLSGIDALAMNYRDCSGEPNNLVKSYHSGKTEDLALLIDHVQTNYESIYLIGFSIGGNLVLKYLGEQGSSVMDKIKLGITFAVPLCLEACAHELAKPENAIYMKYFLYRLHRKIKKKIKKFPGQIDDKDFSKLKSFYDYDRAYTAPLNGFKDEYDYWDKASCKKYLDDIKVPSFVINSLDDPFLAGDCYPVQSAIQNDNVFLETSAHGGHMGFASWGDVYWWQERMIEIIALVRSSGGKHLEALVSSSS